AGGTCACCCATCCCAGACAAACCATGGAGAACATATTGACCACCGGGGCAACCGAGTTTAAGATGCAGCTTGTCCCGTTGTTCTCCAAAAATATCATCATAGAGAACGTCCAGGTCATCAACATCACGTCGGGCACGCCGCGGACCACGGACGGCAAACTGGCGAAAAAGAAAGGCGATAAAAAACCGACCTTTGTTTCCAAAACTATGGACCGGCTGCAGGAACAGGCCGGGCAGGCGCCCGCCTGGAATCTGGATGCAATGACAAAATCAGTCAATGTCGACAGCATTTTGAAATTACTGGATCTTCAAACGCCGCAGCGGATTGATTCATTATCCGATGAACTTGAGCATCTGTACAGCAAATGGGATTCCACACTCACCTCGGATGCCTGGCAATCCGAATATGCGCAGATCGACAACAAGGTGCAGTCTATACAACCGGATAAAATCAAAACAGTTGTACAACTTGAGAAAACAGCCGAAACCCTTAAACAGGTTTATGATAAAATTGATTCCTTAAAGTCGTTTACTCTCGAGGCTGCGGATTCTCTACAGCAGGATCTTTCCATGACTCAGAGGCAGGTGGGTCGGGTGGATGACTGGATTTCCCGGGATATGGCCCGGGCCCTGGACAAGGCCAAACTGCCCTCGATCAGCAAAGAGAATATTGGATTGTTTTTATTCGGTCCGGAGATTGTTAAAAAGGTCAATTCGGTGCTGCAGATCACCGGTCAGGTGCGGCATTACAGCGCGAAACTCAAATCCGATCAACCCAAAAAAGAAAAACCGCCCCGATTCAAGGGGCAGACGATACATTTTACAGCCCGCCAGGTTGATCCGAGTCTATGGATCAAACGGGTCAAAATCTCGGGCACCGCGGCAAACGGACTTTTGCTGGACGGTCAGGTCAATCATATCGTATCCCGTCAGTCCCTGATCGGTGAACCCATGACTCTGTCCCTCCAGGGACGGCGTGCAGACAAGGCGGCTTTGACGTTTAGCGGTGAATTTAATTATCTCAATGAACCGCGTGAATCGATTAGCGTAAATGTGATGGAAATGCCGTTTGCCGGCGTAGTCTTGAGTGATTCCAAATGGCTGCCGCAAAACGTGACAAAGGGCAAAGGTCAAGTGTCGGCGCGGCTGGTGATGCAGGAACAGCGAATAGAGGGTTCCCTTGATTTTGCCGGCCGCAATATGGCGTTTGGGTTTGATCAAGCCGCCCGGGACAGCTGGAGTGAACTTTTACAGTCCGTATTTGTGTCAGCTGACAATATTGATATCCATGCAAATCTGGTCAGTGATGATGCGTCTACAGAGTTTAAAGTCCGGTCCAATATAGATGATTTTGTTGTGCAGCAAGTTCGGGATCGGGTGGGAGATCAGGTGATGCAGGCGCGGCAAGAAATCGAGCGGGAAATTACCTCGCGTGTCGATCAAGAGAGAACAAAACTCAATGCCATGGTGGATCGACAAACCCGGAACCTGAGTTCACAGATGCAGACCTATACGCAAGAAGTGGAGCGACTCGAGTCCCGGCTCGAGGAAAAGCGGGCGCAGGTTCTAAAACGGCTCGAGTCTGAAAAAAGAAAACAGACTGACAAGGTAAAGGATAAAGTTAAAGATTTATTCTAAGGTGTGCCGGCATTAAAATGCTCTGTGGACGATTTTTGTTCGTATTTTGACGGACATTTTAAAAGCAGTTTTGATGCCTTGAAATTGTGTCCATTCAGGCGTCCTTCTGCGACCACGACCTGAGCCGTGCTCAGTTGGTCGGGAATGGCCCCGTGATAATAGACCTCAAGGGTGTCGTCATTCTCGGTCAATTTGAAATACAGCTCCAGACTGTCCGGCTGCCAGCGGATGGATGACGGATCAATGGTTCCGCTGACCCGGATTCCGCGTTCGTCAGGCATGTCTTTTGCCTTGAGTTCGGAGATGGTGGTATAATAGACAAAGGTGTCCCGCACCCCGCTGAAAATCAGGAACGATGCGGCGCCGATAATAATGATCAATCCGATGAAAATTTTGAGATTCATGGCAAACTCCTTTTTAAAAGATAGCATTCTTGAATGATAAATCCAAAACATAATTAAAGACATCCATGATGCAGAAAACTTTACTGAAACTGGCCTTGTCAAGTCTTGTGCTGCTGGTGGTTATTACCGTTGCGGCTGATTCGCTGTATCCGCTTTATGCACTGTTTGGCGACGCGTCTATAGTGCACACCTTTATTTTTCAAACGCTTGTTGTTATTCTGGCGGGCTCTGTGGCGTTTGTGCTGATTCGTACGCTGCTGGGTATTTTGTTTGTTGTTTTGACTGTGGCGCTGCTGGTCTATTTGTTTTATACCGGAATATTGTCCCTGTCCTGGCTTTTATGAAAAACACGTTGAAAATATCCATTATACTACCCGTATACAATCGACGGCATTTGATCAGCCGGGCTATTGATTCTGTGCAAAGGCAGACGTTTGAAAACTGGGAATTGTTGATCATTGATGACGGCAGCACGGACGGCGTCAAAGAGGATATTCTGCCGTTAACTGAAATAGATAACCGTATCCGGTTCTTGTCACAACGGCGGACAGGTCCGGCCGAAACCCGGAACCGCGGGATCAGGAAAGGCTCAGGATTTTATATTACGTTTATCGATTCGGATGATCAGTATCATCGAGATCATTTACAGGTGCGATATGAATTTATGCAAACACATCCGCATGTGGACGTGATCCACGGCGGCGTGGCGCTGATTGGTCCCGAGGAAAAGCAGTGGGTCGTGGACGCCAATGATCCCGGTCGGAAGATTCATTTAAGTGAATGCTATATGGCGGCCACGCTGTTTGGAAAACGGGATGTTTTTATACAAAGCGGCGGTTTCAAACCGCTGCGTTATTCCGCCGAGTCGGAATTTATCCCGCGGCTTGAGGAGAATTTTCAGGTTGAGGTGGTCCCGTTTCCAACTTATTGTTACCATATCGGATTATCGGACAGTATATGCGCCATCAAAGCGAATGAAACGAATTGAGAGAGGATTAAACTATGGACAAGATGTACCGGCCTGCCTGGATTGATGTGGACCTGGATGCCCTGGAATTGAATATAAAGGCAATCCAAACGTATCTGGAAGATACACGTTTGCTGGCTGTGGTCAAAGCCGACGCCTATGGGCTGGGCGCTGTGCCGGTGGCCCGACTGTATGAACAGCTCGGGGTGGATTATCTGGGGGTGGTCACACTGGATGAGGCGGTTGAATTGCGGGACGCCGGGATCCGATGCCCTGTTCTGAATATGGGACCGATTTTTCCGGATCAGGCAGAGGTGGTGATTCGTTATTCGATTGAACAGATGGTTTACCGGGAAACAGTGGCAAAGGCGCTTTCAGATGCCGCTTCCGAAAAAGCGGTTATCCATGTCAAAGTGGATACCGGTATGAGCCGCTACGGCGTGCCGTTTGATTCTGCTCCTGATTTTATTCGAAAATGCGCTGCCCTGCCTGGACTTCAGCTCCGGGGTGTGTTTTCGCATCTGGCCATGTCCGATGCCCTTGATAAAAGTTTTGCTCATCTGCAGATCGAACGGCTGGAGCAGGTGCGGAGAAATCTTGATTTGAATATTCCGATCTGGCATATGGTAAACAGCGGCGGCGCACTGGATCTGCCGCAGGCGCATTATGATATGGTGCGTGTGGGACTGATGACCTATGGTTATTTCCCTTCCGACCATGTGCGTCGGCCGTTTACGTTGAAACCGGCCATGCATGTGCGGACACGCATTGCCTCTGTGCGCGAGATTCACCGCGGTGATAGCGTGGGCTATGGCCGAAAGTATATGGCGGAGAATGACGAAACCATCGCTGTACTGCCTGTCGGCTATGCCGATGGATACTCGCGCAATTTGAGCAAGATTGGACAGGTCCTTTGCCGGGGCAAATTGCTGCCGGTCATAGGCGGATTGTGTATGGATGCGGGATTTGTCAAAATTACCGAACTGCCGGATGTTGAAGTCGGTGAGGTGATAACGCTGATGGGGGTTGATCACGACATGGAAATTTCTCCGCACTTTATCGCTGATTTGAGCGGAACCGTCTCTTATGAAGTCATGTCAACATTCGGACGCCGTCTGCCGCGCGTCTATGTCAAAGACGGGAAACCGGTTGATATCGTCAATTATCTGAGACAAGGCGGCAACGAAGAATAAACAAGGATGGAAACTGATTATTTGACCTTGGTGTCGCCGTAGCGGAATCCTTCCACCAGCACTTTTTTCAGTTCAGCTGTCGACAAATCAATCTGCAGTTCTCCGCCGATCGCGATGGAAATTTGTCCGCGTTCTTCTGATACCACGATAATCATGGTATCGGAATCCTGGGACAGGGTGAGGGCTGCTTTATGCCGGGTGCCGAATTCCAGGTCGCCGTATTCTTCTTCAGAGATCGGCAGCAGACATTTAGCCGCTTCAATCAAGTCATTTTGAATGATGACGGCGCCGTCGTGCAGGGGGGATCGGGGATTGAAAATGGAGATCAGCAAAGGTGTGGTGACTTCGGCCTGAATGCGCGTGCCGCTTTCGATAATACTGCGGATACCGGTTTCGCGCACCAGAACAATCAGGGCGCCGTAGCCTCGGTCCTGCAGCGCAACCGTGGCATCCACGACCTGATCGATAATCCGGCTTTCGCTGATTTGTACAAAGGTTCGAACCAGTCGGCTTTGTCCGATATAGATCAACAATCTCCGGATTTCGGGCTGAAATAAAATTACAAATGCCAAAAGCCACACCGTACGCAGGTTTTCAAAAATCCAGCCCAGGCCTTTGAGCTGCAAAAGCGGCGCCAGTGCCGAGGCCACAATCAGGATGATCAGTCCTACCATCATCTGTACGCCGCGCGTCCCTCTGAGAAAGCGATAGAGTCGATAAATTATAAACGACATCAAGGTGATATCGACGATATCCATGATGGTGACGGGGAGAAAACCGATTTGAAACAGAGTGAATCTCATAACTTGTCCACTAATAGTTTTCCGGTTATTGCATCAGTAACCCGTACTGCTCTCTGCACGGCCTGGACATCATGTACGCGGAGGATATCTGCGCCGTTCATAATCGCAGCTACAGCTGCGGCAAGGGTACCCTCCAGACGTTCCTGCGGCGGAAGATCGAGAAGCTTTCCGATAAAGGATTTGCGCGACGGGCCGACCAGAATCGGACGGTCCAGGGTTTTGAATTCGTGCAGTCGGCGCAGTAATTCGTAATTATCTGCAACGCTTTTACCAAAGCCAATACCCGGATCGACGATCAGCTGATCCGGTTTGATGTGAAGCGCCAGCAGATCATCGATGTGTTTCTGCAGAAGCGCGATTATATCATGAACCACGTCCGTGTACTGCGGGTTTTTCTGCATGCTGCGAGGGTCGCCCTGCATATGCATGAGCACCACTCCGGCCCCGGTTTCCGCTGTTAGAGGAATCATATCCGGATCGAGACGGCAGGCGCTGATGTCATTAATGATATCAGCGCCGGATTGAATGGCTGCTTTTGCCACTGCCGATTTGGTCGTATCTATGGAGATCGGACAATCCAGTTTTACGCGCAATGCCCGGATCACCGGAATGGTGCGGTTCAGTTCTTCCGCTTCAGACACCGGCTCCGCGCCGGGACGGGATGACTCGCCGCCGATATCAATCATATCGGCGCCCCGGGCATGCATATCAAGGGCATGCTGAACAGCACGGTCAATGTTGGCATAGGCGCCGCCGTCGGAAAAACTGTCCGGTGTGACGTTCAGCACCCCCATAATCAGGGTGCGCGTCCCGATGCTGATGGATCGGGACGCGCAGGACCAGGTATATGTAGAGGTGCGTGTCATTAATCCGTTTTATCAGACTTTTGGGAATCCGTGTTTTTTGTTTTTGGGGAAGCGGTTGATGCTTTAGCGCCGGTTTTTTTCTGTTTGCGTTTTGTGGATTTGTTGTTTTTGACCGGCGGCAGTTTTTCTCCGGCCAGGATTTTATCGATTTCTTCACCGTTCAGATACTCGCGTTCGAGCAGTTCTTTGGTGAGTCGGTGCAACGTATTGAGATTATCATCGAGTAATTTAATGACATCTTTTTCCGCTTCATCAATGAGTTTGCGCACTTCTTTGTCGATGATTTGTGCAGTGGCTTCGGAATAATCGCGGTGCTGGGAGATTTCCCGGCCCGAAAGATCTCTTCCTGTTTTTCGCCATAGGTGAGGGGACCCATCACATCGCTCATGCCCCATTCGCACACCATTTTACGCGAGAGCTCTGTGGCTTTGCGGATATCATCGCCGGCGCCGGTGGTCATTTCGTTGAATACGATTTTTTCAGCGCCGCGGCCGCCGAGGAGCTGCCGGAGCATGGCCAGGCAATAGGTTTTTGAATAATTGTGTTTCTCGTCTATCGGCAGGGTCATGGTGGCCCCGAGCGCGCGGCCGCGCGGGATAATCGTGACTTTGTGGATGGGGTCCGCGCCCGGCGTCAGCTTGGCAACCAGTACATGTCCGGCTTCGTGATATGCCGTGCTCTCTTTTTCTTTTTCACTGATCAGCATGCTGCGCCGTTCCGTGCCCATGACCACTTTATCTTTGGCCTCTTCGAAATCGACCATATACACTTTTTTCTTGTTTTTCCGCGCTGCGAGCAAGGCGGCTTCGTTCACCATATTGGCCAGGTCCGCTCCGGAAAATCCGGGGGTGGCCTTGGCCAGCACCTTGAGATCGAGATTTTTGGCGACCGGTATGTTTTGAGTGTGGACACGCAAAACACCTTCGCGTCCGCGTACATCGGGACGATCCACAACGATCTGCCGGTCAAAGCGTCCCGGCCGCAGCAGCGCGGAATCCAGAACGTCCGGCCGGTTGGTGGCTGCAATGAGAATAACCCCTTCATTGGACTCGAATCCGTCCATTTCAGTCAGCAGCTGATTCAGAGTTTGCTCGCGTTCATCATGACCGCCGCCGAGTCCGGCGCCGCGGTGCCGGCCCACTGCATCCAGTTCGTCGATGAAAATAATGCAGGGTGCATTGCGTTTGCCCTGTTCGAACAAATCGCGCACACGCGAGGCGCCGACTCCGACAAACATTTCGACAAAATCCGCTCCCGACATGCTGAAAAACGGCACACCGGCTTCACCGGCGATGGCTTTGGCGAGCAGAGTTTTCCCGGTTCCGGGAGGTCCGAGCAGCAGCGCGCCTTTGGGGATTTTGCCGCCCAGTTTCTGAAATTTTTCCGGTTCTTTTAAGAAATCAATGATCTCGCCCAGTTCGGTCTTGGCCTCGTCGGCGCCGGCTACATTTTCAAATGTGACTTTGGGATAATTCTCGTTAAACAGTTTGGCGCGTGATTTTCCGAAATTGAAAATGCCTTTCTGACCGCCTCCGCCGGCATTCATGCGCCGGATCAGATAAACCCAAAAGCCGATGAGAAGGATCCAGGGCAGAGCGGTGAGCAAATAATTCCAGACGCCGGGATTATCTTCTTTGATATTGATTTCTACATTATAATCAGTGCGCCAGCTCTCCAGCGTCGAATACTCCGGCGCTGTGGTTAAAACCACTTTGAACTGCTGTGCTGCTGCCTCCTCCTGTGTTTCTGACGGCGGGGTATCTGTGGTTTGTTGAGCGGCAGGCTGTACCGTCTGGCCGGTGATGACGTTGTTTTTAATATCTATTTTTCGAATATCACCGGATTCCATGAGGTTCATGAATTGATTATAGGTCAGATCCTCCTGTCTGCCCCGGTTGTCGCTGAACTGCTGAGAAATCAGCAGCGCTACAATGAATAAACCGATCCAGAACAGCAGTGAACGCGAGGCTTTGCCCCATTGGGGGCCTTGCGGCTTTTGATTCTGATTTTTAGAGTCTTTTTTCTGATTGGGTTGAAGCATAATAGTGATCCAGTTTTTATTAATCCATAACATAAATATCCGGCAGATTACGCAGTATCTGCTTGTGATCCAGTCCAAAGCCCACGACAAAATCGTTGGGTATTTCAAAACCGACATAATCCACATTAAAGTCCAGTTTGGCCACCTCTTTTTTGAACAGCAGAGAGGCAAACTTTATGGATGCCGGCTGCCTTTCGGACAGATGCTTTTTTAAAAAGGTGACTGAAAGACCTGTATCGACGATATCTTCCACGATCAGAACATCTCTGCCTTTGAGGTCGGCATTGATATCCTT
This genomic window from candidate division KSB1 bacterium contains:
- the hpt gene encoding hypoxanthine phosphoribosyltransferase, encoding MNEKSEFEKVVHDQSFRCLLSHEDIQKRTRELGREITRDYRGTIPIIIGILNGSFIFIADLVRNIELDVEIDFLKISSYGDEKISSGDVQMIKDINADLKGRDVLIVEDIVDTGLSVTFLKKHLSERQPASIKFASLLFKKEVAKLDFNVDYVGFEIPNDFVVGFGLDHKQILRNLPDIYVMD
- the folP gene encoding dihydropteroate synthase translates to MTRTSTYTWSCASRSISIGTRTLIMGVLNVTPDSFSDGGAYANIDRAVQHALDMHARGADMIDIGGESSRPGAEPVSEAEELNRTIPVIRALRVKLDCPISIDTTKSAVAKAAIQSGADIINDISACRLDPDMIPLTAETGAGVVLMHMQGDPRSMQKNPQYTDVVHDIIALLQKHIDDLLALHIKPDQLIVDPGIGFGKSVADNYELLRRLHEFKTLDRPILVGPSRKSFIGKLLDLPPQERLEGTLAAAVAAIMNGADILRVHDVQAVQRAVRVTDAITGKLLVDKL
- a CDS encoding glycosyltransferase family A protein, giving the protein MKNTLKISIILPVYNRRHLISRAIDSVQRQTFENWELLIIDDGSTDGVKEDILPLTEIDNRIRFLSQRRTGPAETRNRGIRKGSGFYITFIDSDDQYHRDHLQVRYEFMQTHPHVDVIHGGVALIGPEEKQWVVDANDPGRKIHLSECYMAATLFGKRDVFIQSGGFKPLRYSAESEFIPRLEENFQVEVVPFPTYCYHIGLSDSICAIKANETN
- the cdaA gene encoding diadenylate cyclase CdaA, whose protein sequence is MRFTLFQIGFLPVTIMDIVDITLMSFIIYRLYRFLRGTRGVQMMVGLIILIVASALAPLLQLKGLGWIFENLRTVWLLAFVILFQPEIRRLLIYIGQSRLVRTFVQISESRIIDQVVDATVALQDRGYGALIVLVRETGIRSIIESGTRIQAEVTTPLLISIFNPRSPLHDGAVIIQNDLIEAAKCLLPISEEEYGDLEFGTRHKAALTLSQDSDTMIIVVSEERGQISIAIGGELQIDLSTAELKKVLVEGFRYGDTKVK
- a CDS encoding cytochrome c maturation protein CcmE, which translates into the protein MNLKIFIGLIIIIGAASFLIFSGVRDTFVYYTTISELKAKDMPDERGIRVSGTIDPSSIRWQPDSLELYFKLTENDDTLEVYYHGAIPDQLSTAQVVVAEGRLNGHNFKASKLLLKCPSKYEQKSSTEHFNAGTP
- the alr gene encoding alanine racemase; translation: MDKMYRPAWIDVDLDALELNIKAIQTYLEDTRLLAVVKADAYGLGAVPVARLYEQLGVDYLGVVTLDEAVELRDAGIRCPVLNMGPIFPDQAEVVIRYSIEQMVYRETVAKALSDAASEKAVIHVKVDTGMSRYGVPFDSAPDFIRKCAALPGLQLRGVFSHLAMSDALDKSFAHLQIERLEQVRRNLDLNIPIWHMVNSGGALDLPQAHYDMVRVGLMTYGYFPSDHVRRPFTLKPAMHVRTRIASVREIHRGDSVGYGRKYMAENDETIAVLPVGYADGYSRNLSKIGQVLCRGKLLPVIGGLCMDAGFVKITELPDVEVGEVITLMGVDHDMEISPHFIADLSGTVSYEVMSTFGRRLPRVYVKDGKPVDIVNYLRQGGNEE
- a CDS encoding TIGR03545 family protein, with amino-acid sequence MRWKGIIFLIVTVVIVLVLGLIFSDEWFEARLEALGNAAVGARVEIDNLDLSLLGLHVRWDSLQVTHPRQTMENILTTGATEFKMQLVPLFSKNIIIENVQVINITSGTPRTTDGKLAKKKGDKKPTFVSKTMDRLQEQAGQAPAWNLDAMTKSVNVDSILKLLDLQTPQRIDSLSDELEHLYSKWDSTLTSDAWQSEYAQIDNKVQSIQPDKIKTVVQLEKTAETLKQVYDKIDSLKSFTLEAADSLQQDLSMTQRQVGRVDDWISRDMARALDKAKLPSISKENIGLFLFGPEIVKKVNSVLQITGQVRHYSAKLKSDQPKKEKPPRFKGQTIHFTARQVDPSLWIKRVKISGTAANGLLLDGQVNHIVSRQSLIGEPMTLSLQGRRADKAALTFSGEFNYLNEPRESISVNVMEMPFAGVVLSDSKWLPQNVTKGKGQVSARLVMQEQRIEGSLDFAGRNMAFGFDQAARDSWSELLQSVFVSADNIDIHANLVSDDASTEFKVRSNIDDFVVQQVRDRVGDQVMQARQEIEREITSRVDQERTKLNAMVDRQTRNLSSQMQTYTQEVERLESRLEEKRAQVLKRLESEKRKQTDKVKDKVKDLF